One part of the Pseudemcibacter aquimaris genome encodes these proteins:
- a CDS encoding GFA family protein, translated as MIHKAKCLCGAIEIEATGEPNYAEYCHCNMCQKSSGSSFMVWVVFDKENVRVTKGDIKKYQSSAALARGFCENCGSNVSIHTDKCFDLPIGVLENPDDIEITQHIWSSGALKHVKLDDDLPKYEKDAPN; from the coding sequence ATGATCCATAAAGCAAAATGCCTATGTGGAGCCATTGAAATAGAAGCCACGGGCGAGCCAAACTATGCAGAATATTGTCATTGCAATATGTGTCAGAAATCATCTGGTTCCAGCTTTATGGTATGGGTGGTTTTTGATAAAGAAAATGTGCGTGTTACAAAAGGCGACATTAAAAAATATCAATCCAGTGCGGCCCTCGCCCGCGGGTTTTGTGAAAATTGCGGATCAAACGTTTCTATCCATACTGATAAATGTTTTGATTTACCAATTGGGGTTCTTGAAAACCCGGATGACATCGAAATCACGCAACATATCTGGTCAAGCGGTGCGCTTAAACATGTGAAGTTGGATGATGATTTGCCGAAATATGAAAAAGACGCGCCTAACTAA
- a CDS encoding glutathione S-transferase family protein, whose protein sequence is MLILHDNIESGNAYKVRLLLSLLGKEYKCIQYDVVNGETRTPEYLANINKNGRIPVLEFEDGRCLPESNAILYYMAKGTKYFPDDDWEQAKVMEWMCFEQYSHEPFVAVAKFILTMLPKDTPRRAEIPTLHEKGYAALQIMEDHLSEHKWLVGEHMSIADIALYAYTHKAHMGDFDMSRFKAIEKWCKNIEAEPNYIKMF, encoded by the coding sequence ATGTTGATACTCCATGACAATATTGAATCAGGTAACGCCTATAAAGTAAGACTTTTATTATCATTACTGGGTAAAGAATATAAATGCATCCAGTATGATGTTGTAAACGGTGAAACCCGCACACCGGAATATCTAGCGAACATCAATAAAAATGGACGTATTCCTGTCCTTGAATTTGAAGACGGTAGATGCCTGCCGGAATCAAACGCCATTCTTTATTATATGGCAAAAGGGACAAAATATTTTCCTGATGATGACTGGGAACAAGCCAAGGTCATGGAATGGATGTGTTTCGAACAATATTCACATGAACCATTTGTCGCTGTGGCTAAGTTCATCCTGACCATGTTACCAAAAGACACACCACGTCGCGCGGAAATTCCAACGCTTCATGAAAAGGGATATGCCGCGCTTCAAATTATGGAAGATCATTTAAGCGAGCATAAATGGTTGGTTGGTGAACATATGTCCATCGCGGATATTGCCCTTTATGCCTATACCCATAAAGCACATATGGGTGATTTTGATATGTCACGTTTCAAAGCCATTGAAAAGTGGTGCAAAAATATTGAAGCCGAACCCAATTACATAAAGATGTTTTAA
- the mutY gene encoding A/G-specific adenine glycosylase — MNSIAEITDKKPEFVDALLDWYDHNARTLPWRISPEAKRGGIKPDPYHVWLSEIMLQQTTVATVKSYFEKFMEKWPTLEKLAEADLDDVLTEWAGLGYYARARNLYKCARTIHDDLGGNFPKTNDELLKLPGIGVYTAAAISSIAYDIPETVVDGNVERVLSRLCQIETPLPDSRPEIRGHAEILTPDYRPGDYAQALMDLGATICTPKSPKCGSCPLQEDCLARKNDLVADLPRRKNKKEKETRRGYVFWAEYDGKVWLRRRPEKGLLGGMMEVPSDEWAPSNSWQNIPTPRIPIIANWKLLPGVVRHTFTHFHLELKVVKLQLEEMINLQEGEWCDIDKQDQYALPTVMKKVFNHVGQPLLDL, encoded by the coding sequence ATGAACTCCATTGCCGAAATAACAGATAAAAAGCCCGAATTCGTGGATGCGCTTCTTGACTGGTATGACCATAATGCCAGAACCTTGCCATGGCGTATTTCCCCCGAAGCAAAACGTGGCGGCATCAAACCGGACCCTTATCACGTATGGCTTAGCGAGATCATGTTGCAACAAACCACTGTTGCAACCGTAAAATCCTATTTTGAAAAATTCATGGAAAAATGGCCGACGCTTGAAAAATTAGCAGAAGCGGATCTTGATGACGTTCTAACCGAATGGGCCGGGCTTGGATATTATGCAAGAGCAAGAAATCTTTATAAATGTGCACGCACCATTCATGATGACCTTGGCGGCAACTTTCCCAAAACCAATGATGAACTGTTAAAATTACCGGGTATCGGTGTCTATACCGCAGCGGCCATTAGTTCCATTGCCTATGATATTCCGGAAACCGTCGTCGACGGAAATGTTGAACGCGTCCTTTCAAGGTTATGTCAAATTGAAACCCCACTACCGGATTCGCGCCCGGAAATCAGGGGGCATGCAGAAATATTAACCCCAGATTATCGTCCAGGTGATTATGCACAGGCCTTAATGGATCTTGGTGCAACCATCTGCACACCCAAATCACCAAAATGTGGAAGTTGCCCTTTACAAGAAGACTGTCTTGCGCGCAAAAATGATCTTGTAGCTGATCTTCCGAGGCGTAAAAATAAAAAAGAAAAAGAAACCAGACGCGGATATGTTTTCTGGGCCGAGTATGATGGCAAGGTTTGGTTAAGACGAAGACCAGAAAAAGGATTGCTCGGTGGCATGATGGAAGTGCCATCGGATGAATGGGCACCAAGCAACAGCTGGCAAAATATTCCAACACCACGCATTCCGATCATTGCAAACTGGAAATTGCTGCCGGGTGTTGTGCGCCATACTTTTACCCATTTTCATCTGGAACTTAAGGTCGTCAAACTGCAGCTTGAAGAAATGATCAACCTGCAGGAAGGGGAATGGTGCGATATTGATAAACAAGATCAATATGCGCTGCCCACTGTAATGAAAAAAGTATTTAACCACGTCGGACAACCATTATTGGATTTATAA
- a CDS encoding DUF721 domain-containing protein — protein MSDEKKIKRTYKTLSIAELAQGIQGRAFRRFGFAKSDIHMHWAEIVGPVLSKSSIPQRLVRPKSQEENANNVGTLHIRVEGSYALEMQHLEHLVIDRINSYFGFKAVDRLVFHHGNVEKQDVATKYSEPILSDSQKNALEMTLKDVKDDELRKSLYKVGAEILGQQERKKPKQAKRFTRRGMGSTKTK, from the coding sequence ATGTCAGACGAAAAGAAAATTAAAAGAACATATAAGACATTATCCATTGCCGAACTTGCGCAAGGGATTCAAGGACGCGCTTTTCGTCGGTTTGGTTTTGCGAAAAGCGACATTCATATGCATTGGGCGGAAATTGTGGGGCCAGTGCTCTCAAAATCAAGTATTCCACAACGATTAGTCAGGCCAAAATCACAAGAAGAAAATGCGAATAATGTCGGAACGCTTCACATCCGTGTTGAGGGCAGTTACGCACTCGAGATGCAGCACCTTGAACATTTGGTGATTGACCGAATCAATTCTTATTTCGGGTTTAAAGCCGTTGACCGGTTGGTATTTCACCATGGAAATGTGGAAAAACAGGATGTGGCTACTAAATATAGTGAGCCGATTCTTTCCGATTCTCAAAAAAATGCGCTGGAAATGACGTTAAAAGATGTAAAAGATGATGAACTTCGTAAAAGTTTATATAAAGTCGGTGCAGAGATTCTAGGACAGCAAGAACGCAAAAAACCAAAGCAGGCCAAGCGTTTCACCAGAAGAGGCATGGGCAGCACGAAAACGAAATAA
- a CDS encoding thioredoxin domain-containing protein, giving the protein MTKQLYTPKIGSTIKITLLATASMLLAACGDAADDNQAAADIAQETQQAAQSAPAETAQVADTTPAETVSAEEAGFLNHDMVMGDPNAPIEIIEYASLTCNHCATFHNNVLPRIKEKYVDTGKVKIVFRSYMLNAIDMTASSISRCLPERRYFPFMNMLFERQMQWYDVAKYQELSANNDQETANRLFVESVMGEIEKYARQAGLNKAKIDACLANEEVGKYLFEVQQHAVQHYKVNATPTIIINENKVGNDYASIERAIEAALN; this is encoded by the coding sequence ATGACCAAACAACTATATACGCCAAAAATTGGCTCAACGATAAAAATTACATTATTGGCAACAGCGAGCATGCTGCTAGCAGCATGTGGTGATGCAGCTGATGATAATCAGGCTGCGGCTGATATCGCACAAGAAACACAACAGGCTGCGCAATCTGCGCCAGCTGAAACGGCACAGGTGGCTGATACAACACCAGCTGAGACCGTATCTGCTGAGGAAGCCGGGTTCTTAAATCATGATATGGTTATGGGCGATCCGAATGCGCCTATTGAAATTATCGAATATGCATCGTTAACATGTAATCACTGTGCTACATTTCATAATAATGTTCTTCCACGTATTAAAGAAAAGTATGTTGATACAGGAAAAGTGAAAATCGTATTCCGCAGTTATATGTTAAATGCCATTGATATGACGGCATCATCGATTTCACGCTGTCTTCCAGAAAGAAGATATTTTCCGTTTATGAACATGCTGTTTGAACGCCAAATGCAATGGTATGATGTTGCCAAGTATCAGGAACTTTCAGCAAACAATGATCAGGAAACAGCAAATAGATTATTTGTTGAAAGTGTGATGGGTGAAATCGAAAAATACGCGCGTCAGGCTGGCCTAAACAAAGCGAAAATTGATGCATGTCTTGCAAACGAAGAGGTTGGCAAATACCTGTTCGAAGTGCAGCAACACGCCGTTCAGCATTATAAAGTCAATGCAACACCAACCATCATAATTAACGAAAATAAGGTTGGAAATGATTATGCATCGATTGAAAGGGCAATTGAAGCAGCACTTAATTAA